In Akkermansiaceae bacterium, the following are encoded in one genomic region:
- a CDS encoding cyclic nucleotide-binding domain-containing protein, with amino-acid sequence MSQEFNSPHLPATGLVAGLEEEDRLLLSGYGDFLPVQEGQLLIEEGQDQDALYFVISGVLHVHTDKDNKRTLIARVQAGESLGEINIFDPGTASASVTAKSFSQVWKATREDIEAFMTAYPEPGNRLLSALVAEMSRRIRHMNDKLVAVEAEAAYQNFWG; translated from the coding sequence ATGAGCCAAGAATTCAACTCACCCCATCTCCCGGCCACGGGGCTTGTCGCCGGACTCGAAGAAGAAGACCGCCTGCTGCTCAGCGGCTACGGGGATTTTCTCCCGGTGCAGGAAGGCCAGCTCCTGATCGAGGAGGGTCAGGACCAGGATGCCCTCTACTTCGTTATTTCCGGTGTGCTCCACGTCCATACGGATAAAGACAACAAGCGGACTTTGATTGCGCGTGTGCAGGCAGGTGAAAGTCTGGGGGAAATCAATATCTTCGATCCTGGTACAGCCAGCGCATCCGTGACCGCCAAATCCTTTTCCCAAGTCTGGAAAGCCACCCGCGAAGACATCGAAGCGTTTATGACCGCTTACCCCGAACCGGGCAACCGACTGCTATCAGCGCTCGTCGCCGAAATGAGCCGGCGTATCCGGCACATGAACGACAAGCTTGTCGCCGTGGAGGCTGAGGCCGCCTATCAGAATTTCTGGGGATAA
- a CDS encoding DUF3307 domain-containing protein gives MDALAVDPGSVQGVVFIFLALAIGHALADFPLQGAFLAEAKNRHGNVSHYFEKEAPAGLWIHALTAHALVHAGAVWLITGSAVLAVIELFIHWIIDYAKCEGWTGFNTDQILHYVCKLIYAMMIYLGVGWIY, from the coding sequence ATGGATGCTCTAGCAGTGGACCCCGGCTCGGTACAGGGTGTTGTTTTCATTTTTCTGGCCCTGGCGATCGGGCATGCCCTGGCCGACTTTCCGCTGCAAGGGGCGTTTCTCGCGGAGGCGAAAAACCGACACGGCAATGTCTCGCATTACTTTGAGAAAGAGGCACCCGCCGGCTTGTGGATTCATGCCCTGACGGCGCACGCGCTAGTCCACGCCGGGGCGGTCTGGCTGATTACCGGCTCCGCGGTCCTGGCGGTGATCGAGCTGTTCATTCACTGGATCATCGACTACGCCAAATGCGAAGGCTGGACCGGATTCAACACCGACCAGATCCTGCACTACGTCTGTAAACTCATCTATGCGATGATGATTTACCTGGGGGTGGGCTGGATTTACTAA